A region of Ferrimicrobium sp. DNA encodes the following proteins:
- the rplL gene encoding 50S ribosomal protein L7/L12, whose product MADVQAMLDQISEMTVIELSELLKAFEERFGVTAAAPMAVAPAGAVAGGGAGEAAAAAEEQDEFDVILSSAGEKKIQVIKEVRALTNLGLKEAKDLVDAAPKPVLEKVSKEDAEKAKAQLEGAGATVELK is encoded by the coding sequence ATGGCAGACGTTCAGGCAATGCTTGATCAGATCTCGGAGATGACCGTTATCGAACTCTCAGAGCTCTTGAAGGCTTTTGAGGAGCGGTTCGGTGTTACTGCTGCGGCTCCGATGGCGGTTGCGCCAGCAGGAGCGGTGGCCGGCGGGGGTGCCGGTGAGGCTGCAGCTGCGGCCGAAGAGCAGGATGAGTTTGATGTCATTCTCTCCTCCGCAGGTGAGAAGAAGATTCAGGTGATCAAAGAGGTTCGAGCGCTCACCAACCTGGGACTTAAGGAGGCCAAGGATCTGGTCGATGCCGCTCCAAAGCCAGTCCTAGAGAAGGTGTCCAAGGAGGATGCCGAGAAGGCGAAGGCGCAGCTCGAAGGCGCTGGCGCGACTGTTGAGCTGAAGTAA
- the rpoB gene encoding DNA-directed RNA polymerase subunit beta — protein sequence MTLLNRSPQRFSFAKLPQVLPLPDLIAIQTDSFRWFLEEGLAEAFHDISPIEDYGGQLSLELEYDPNDPDLAPFPKYSVEECKEKDMNYAAPIFVRAKFSNKSTYEIKEQIVFMGDFPLMTDRGTFVINGTERVIVSQLVRSPGVLFQPGRDQKTIVTATINPYRGEWLEFDVEARPGRDIQAGARVARKRRLSLFTLLRAVGFSDPGDLQKLVQHFDFLIPQWEKEDQSQTEDEALLEVFKRVRPGEPPNADAARMYLEGAFFQARRYDLTRVGRYKIDKRLKPEIARLEEILGHPLDTDYETPGVLSRAEVVATASYMLHLASGELGYRYDDQDHFSNRRVRSVGELIQNQLKIGLSRLERLVRERMTTQDVEAITPQSLINIRPVVAAVKEFFSTSQLSQFMDQNNPLSGLAHKRRLSALGPGGLSRERAGFEVRDVHSSHYGRMCPIETPEGPNIGLIGALASYARLNKFGFIETPYRKVVDGKVTDDIVYLTADEEEEFVIAQANARLDAEGRFVESKILVRRGPQGAVVKVGVNEVSYGSTSEVELATPDEVDLMDVSTSQVVSVSTSLIPFVEHDDANRALMGANMQKQAVPLMIPEAPFVGTGVEARAGLDAGDVLVAKGSGLVTEVTGDSIVVAYDRGQTDATGMELGTKRYRLVKFERSNQNTCWNQRPLVDQGDRVEVGDLLADGPSTQNGELGLGKNLLVGFMPWEGYNFEDAIIISERLVRDDVLSSIHIEEFETDARDTKLGAEEITRDIPNLSEEALADLDERGIIRIGAEVGPGDILVGKVTPKGETELTPEERLLRAIFGEKSREVRDTSLRVPHGEYGKVIDIKVFSRDDSTELPPGVNQLVRVYVAQHRKISEGDKLAGRHGNKGVISRILPLEDMPRMADGTPLDIILNPLGVPSRMNVGQVLEGHLGYAAKWGWTPIDASHGQVQGHKTQPRAIPTTWVASPSFDGAHWDETEEAGGLPTIKELLVNLNPQSFDGNRLVGEDGKAQLYNGRTGEPYDNPVMVGYVYMIKLAHMVDDKIHARSTGPYSMITQQPLGGKAQFGGQRFGEMEVWALEAYGAAYALQELLTIKSDDVAGRVKVYESIVKGENIPEPGIPESFKVLIKEMQSLCLNVDVLSPTGERVQLRELDEDAYSASEDLGINLSRPERNVDYEDDGRQERGI from the coding sequence TTGACCTTGCTTAACCGCTCGCCCCAGCGTTTTTCGTTCGCGAAACTTCCCCAAGTTCTGCCGTTACCCGATCTTATCGCCATTCAAACAGATTCCTTCCGTTGGTTTCTCGAGGAGGGTCTGGCTGAGGCTTTTCATGACATCTCGCCGATTGAGGACTACGGAGGTCAGCTCTCGCTGGAGCTAGAGTACGATCCCAACGACCCAGATCTCGCCCCTTTTCCGAAGTACTCGGTGGAGGAGTGCAAAGAAAAGGATATGAACTATGCCGCGCCGATTTTTGTGCGGGCAAAGTTCTCCAACAAGAGTACCTACGAGATTAAAGAACAGATTGTCTTCATGGGTGACTTCCCGTTGATGACCGATCGAGGTACCTTTGTGATCAACGGCACGGAGCGTGTGATCGTGTCGCAGCTGGTGCGCTCACCGGGCGTGCTCTTTCAACCTGGGCGAGATCAAAAGACCATTGTGACGGCCACCATCAACCCCTATCGTGGTGAGTGGCTGGAGTTCGACGTGGAGGCTCGGCCTGGTCGCGATATTCAGGCCGGGGCGAGGGTGGCACGCAAGCGACGTTTGAGTCTTTTTACCTTGCTGCGTGCGGTAGGGTTCTCGGATCCTGGTGATCTCCAGAAGCTGGTGCAGCACTTTGACTTCTTGATCCCGCAATGGGAAAAGGAGGATCAGTCACAGACTGAAGACGAAGCTTTGCTTGAGGTGTTCAAGCGCGTTCGCCCTGGTGAGCCGCCGAATGCCGATGCTGCTCGCATGTACCTTGAAGGAGCATTTTTCCAGGCGAGGCGCTACGACCTAACTCGCGTCGGTCGCTACAAGATCGATAAGCGTCTCAAGCCTGAGATCGCACGGCTAGAAGAGATACTTGGACATCCGCTCGACACTGATTACGAGACACCAGGTGTGCTCTCACGGGCCGAAGTGGTGGCGACGGCGTCGTACATGCTGCATTTGGCCAGTGGCGAGCTTGGTTACCGTTACGACGACCAGGACCACTTTTCCAACCGGCGGGTGCGCAGCGTTGGTGAGCTGATTCAGAATCAACTCAAGATTGGTCTGTCCCGGCTCGAGCGCCTTGTTCGGGAGCGGATGACGACCCAAGACGTTGAGGCGATCACGCCTCAGAGTCTCATCAATATCCGCCCGGTGGTGGCCGCGGTGAAGGAGTTCTTCTCAACCAGCCAGTTGTCGCAGTTTATGGATCAGAACAATCCGCTCTCTGGCCTTGCCCACAAGCGTCGCCTCTCGGCGCTCGGGCCTGGTGGCCTTTCGCGTGAGCGGGCGGGCTTTGAGGTGCGAGATGTCCACTCGTCCCATTATGGCCGTATGTGCCCGATTGAGACGCCAGAGGGCCCAAACATTGGACTTATCGGAGCGCTTGCGAGCTACGCGAGACTCAACAAGTTCGGCTTCATTGAGACCCCGTATCGTAAGGTGGTCGATGGTAAGGTGACCGACGACATTGTCTACCTCACGGCGGATGAGGAGGAAGAGTTCGTCATTGCCCAAGCCAATGCGCGGCTTGATGCTGAAGGACGCTTCGTTGAATCGAAGATCCTGGTACGACGCGGTCCACAAGGTGCGGTGGTCAAGGTAGGGGTGAATGAAGTCTCTTATGGCTCGACTTCCGAGGTGGAGTTGGCAACCCCTGATGAGGTTGATCTGATGGATGTCTCGACCTCCCAGGTGGTTTCGGTATCGACCTCGTTGATTCCGTTCGTTGAGCACGATGATGCCAACCGTGCGTTGATGGGTGCCAACATGCAGAAGCAGGCAGTTCCGTTGATGATTCCGGAGGCTCCGTTTGTCGGGACCGGCGTGGAGGCACGTGCGGGTCTCGATGCCGGGGATGTTTTGGTGGCGAAGGGGTCGGGGTTAGTCACTGAAGTGACCGGCGACTCGATCGTTGTCGCCTACGACCGAGGGCAGACCGACGCTACTGGCATGGAGTTAGGCACCAAGCGATATCGGTTGGTAAAGTTTGAGCGCTCGAATCAGAATACCTGTTGGAACCAGCGTCCCTTGGTTGATCAGGGTGATCGGGTTGAGGTCGGCGATCTGTTGGCCGATGGCCCCTCCACGCAAAACGGCGAGTTGGGCCTTGGCAAGAACCTTCTTGTTGGATTTATGCCGTGGGAAGGGTACAACTTCGAGGATGCTATCATCATCTCCGAGCGTCTGGTGCGCGACGATGTCTTGAGTTCGATTCACATCGAGGAGTTCGAGACTGATGCGCGTGACACCAAGCTTGGTGCTGAAGAGATCACCCGGGACATCCCGAACCTATCGGAAGAGGCACTTGCTGATCTAGACGAACGGGGCATTATCAGGATCGGTGCCGAGGTGGGACCGGGTGACATCCTGGTTGGGAAGGTAACGCCAAAGGGCGAAACAGAGCTGACGCCTGAGGAGCGACTCCTGCGTGCGATCTTTGGTGAGAAGTCGCGTGAGGTGCGAGACACCTCGCTCCGAGTTCCCCATGGTGAATATGGGAAGGTGATTGACATCAAAGTGTTTAGCCGAGATGATTCCACCGAACTGCCCCCAGGTGTCAACCAGCTGGTCCGTGTCTATGTTGCGCAGCACCGCAAAATCTCCGAAGGGGACAAGCTTGCTGGCCGCCACGGCAACAAGGGTGTCATCTCGCGAATTCTTCCCTTGGAGGATATGCCGCGTATGGCAGACGGTACGCCGTTGGATATCATCCTCAACCCACTCGGTGTCCCGTCTCGAATGAATGTTGGTCAGGTTCTTGAAGGACATCTTGGTTATGCTGCCAAATGGGGTTGGACGCCCATCGATGCAAGTCATGGCCAGGTGCAGGGCCATAAGACACAGCCGCGTGCCATACCCACTACCTGGGTAGCGAGCCCGTCGTTTGACGGTGCCCATTGGGACGAGACCGAGGAGGCTGGTGGACTCCCCACCATCAAGGAGCTCCTCGTCAACCTCAATCCACAGTCATTCGATGGCAATCGTTTGGTTGGCGAGGACGGCAAGGCCCAACTCTACAACGGTCGCACCGGTGAACCTTATGACAATCCGGTCATGGTGGGTTATGTGTACATGATCAAGCTGGCCCACATGGTGGACGACAAGATCCACGCGCGTTCAACGGGCCCATACTCGATGATCACCCAGCAGCCCCTCGGTGGGAAGGCCCAGTTTGGTGGCCAGCGCTTCGGTGAGATGGAGGTATGGGCACTTGAGGCCTATGGAGCTGCCTATGCGCTCCAGGAGCTTTTGACCATCAAGTCAGATGACGTCGCTGGTCGCGTCAAGGTGTACGAGTCGATCGTCAAGGGAGAGAACATCCCGGAGCCTGGGATCCCTGAGAGCTTTAAGGTGCTGATTAAGGAGATGCAGTCGCTGTGCTTGAACGTGGATGTGCTCTCACCGACGGGTGAGCGGGTGCAACTACGTGAGCTTGACGAAGATGCATACTCGGCATCTGAAGACCTAGGCATCAATCTCAGTCGCCCCGAGCGCAATGTTGATTACGAAGATGATGGACGTCAGGAAAGAGGTATTTAG
- the rplJ gene encoding 50S ribosomal protein L10, translating into MIDNPRPGKVSVVDEIRGKLTDTDVVFVTEYRGLKVTDLQALRAQLRAVNAEYKVFKNTLTRIAAQKADREVLVELLTGPSGLVFSGPDAAATAKSLRDFSRTNEQLVVKGALLGGQLLDQRAVFALASLPSREVLLAQLAGLIAAPMTNFASALNALPRNVAYGLKALLDQREAA; encoded by the coding sequence ATGATCGACAATCCACGGCCTGGTAAGGTTTCTGTGGTCGACGAGATCCGCGGGAAGCTGACAGATACCGATGTGGTTTTTGTGACCGAATACCGTGGCCTCAAAGTGACGGACCTTCAAGCATTGCGTGCACAGTTGCGCGCGGTCAATGCCGAATACAAGGTTTTCAAAAACACTCTGACTAGGATTGCTGCCCAGAAGGCGGACCGAGAGGTGTTGGTTGAGCTCTTGACGGGACCGAGCGGCTTGGTCTTTAGCGGTCCAGATGCTGCGGCGACTGCAAAGAGTCTTCGGGACTTCTCCAGGACCAATGAGCAGCTCGTTGTCAAGGGAGCACTCTTAGGTGGGCAGTTGCTTGATCAACGTGCGGTGTTCGCGCTTGCGAGCCTCCCTAGTCGAGAGGTTCTCCTTGCTCAGCTTGCAGGGCTCATCGCAGCGCCGATGACCAACTTTGCCTCGGCCCTGAACGCTCTTCCTCGAAACGTCGCCTATGGACTCAAGGCGTTGCTTGATCAGCGTGAGGCGGCGTAG